A genomic window from Barnesiella propionica includes:
- a CDS encoding DUF3876 domain-containing protein: MKWIDNLIYTLLSACLLAGCEDSGSKELERMQGYWVHVRGHPAFTLSETGGRYTVTRKANVRGRILETAYPVTERNGCLFIETGFRIQFTYDKKTDRITLMPGGEYKRVTNPENKR; this comes from the coding sequence ATGAAATGGATTGACAATCTGATATACACGCTATTGTCCGCCTGCCTGCTGGCGGGCTGCGAGGACAGCGGAAGCAAGGAGCTGGAAAGGATGCAGGGCTATTGGGTACACGTCAGGGGACACCCGGCTTTCACACTCTCGGAAACGGGCGGCAGATACACCGTCACCCGGAAAGCGAATGTCAGGGGCAGAATACTGGAAACGGCTTACCCGGTAACAGAACGGAACGGCTGCCTGTTCATCGAAACGGGCTTCCGCATACAGTTCACCTATGACAAAAAGACCGACCGGATAACGCTCATGCCCGGCGGCGAATACAAACGAGTTACAAACCCTGAAAACAAAAGATAA
- a CDS encoding site-specific integrase: MKSTFKVLFYLKKGSEKKNGEVMIMARITIDGKLCQFSTKQSIQPDNWSIAAGKAKGRDAGRINALLDDIRSSLNTIYHEMQRRDNYVTAEKVKNEFLGHSESHETILSLFQKHNDDVKQLVGISKTIATYRKYEVTRRHLAEFIQSKYNVSDISIKEISPMFITDFELYLRTACKCGYNTTAKFMQFFKRIIIIARNNGILVGDPFASYKIRLEKVDRGYLTEDEIKLILKKKMVSERLEHVRDLFVFSCFCGLAYSDVANLRQENIQKSFDGNLWIITKRQKTNTDVNVPLLDIPKMILKKYKGKLPDGKILPVISNQKLNAYLKEIADICGIKKNLTFHLARHTFATTTTLSKGVPIETVSKMLGHTNIETTQIYARITNSKIGSDMQGLDKKFVGIEKIYKEVAM; encoded by the coding sequence ATGAAATCGACATTCAAGGTTCTTTTTTATTTGAAGAAAGGTTCTGAAAAGAAAAACGGCGAGGTTATGATTATGGCACGCATCACCATAGACGGCAAACTTTGCCAGTTCAGTACGAAACAGAGCATCCAGCCCGACAACTGGAGCATTGCTGCGGGCAAAGCCAAAGGCAGGGATGCCGGGAGGATAAACGCCCTTTTGGACGACATACGTTCTTCCCTGAATACCATTTACCACGAAATGCAGCGGCGTGACAACTACGTGACCGCCGAGAAAGTGAAAAACGAGTTCTTGGGACACAGTGAGAGCCACGAAACAATCCTTTCATTGTTCCAAAAGCACAATGACGATGTGAAGCAGCTTGTGGGCATATCCAAGACGATAGCGACCTACCGCAAGTATGAAGTGACCCGCCGCCACCTCGCTGAATTTATCCAAAGCAAGTACAATGTATCGGACATATCCATAAAGGAGATAAGCCCGATGTTCATTACCGATTTTGAGTTGTATTTGCGTACCGCCTGTAAGTGCGGCTACAACACCACCGCCAAGTTCATGCAGTTCTTCAAGCGTATCATCATCATTGCCCGTAACAACGGCATACTGGTGGGCGACCCGTTCGCCAGCTATAAAATCCGGCTGGAAAAAGTGGACAGGGGTTATCTGACAGAGGACGAGATAAAACTCATCCTTAAAAAGAAAATGGTTTCCGAGCGGCTGGAACACGTCAGGGACTTGTTCGTCTTTTCCTGTTTCTGCGGTTTGGCTTACAGCGATGTCGCCAACTTGCGGCAGGAGAATATCCAAAAGTCCTTTGACGGCAACCTTTGGATAATCACCAAGCGGCAAAAGACGAATACGGACGTGAATGTTCCCCTGCTGGATATTCCCAAGATGATTTTGAAGAAGTACAAGGGCAAGTTGCCGGACGGGAAGATACTTCCCGTAATCAGCAATCAGAAGCTAAACGCCTACCTGAAAGAGATTGCCGATATATGCGGTATTAAAAAGAACCTGACATTCCACCTTGCCCGGCACACGTTCGCCACGACCACCACGCTGTCAAAGGGCGTACCCATTGAAACGGTGTCCAAGATGCTGGGACACACAAACATAGAAACGACACAAATCTACGCCCGCATCACCAACAGCAAGATAGGCAGCGATATGCAGGGGCTTGACAAGAAGTTTGTCGGCATCGAGAAAATTTACAAGGAAGTCGCCATGTAA
- a CDS encoding DUF7258 domain-containing protein, with the protein MKTTEVNKELIGRRCECIFTGLMVTGVIEDTEENEHTIEVKVRFDHPHQWGDDLYNDVWAWGRKIDEFGTLHHLQLLEDKPDFQIMTVVFGEPISRIDRSVFEDVDTWGVCSLQGWVNSYESVRFVAIDDHTATITGEYNMEQVKVWLEKYTSIKSLKTS; encoded by the coding sequence ATGAAAACGACAGAAGTAAACAAGGAGCTTATCGGCAGGCGTTGCGAGTGTATTTTTACGGGCTTAATGGTAACGGGCGTTATCGAGGACACAGAAGAAAACGAACACACCATAGAGGTAAAAGTCCGTTTCGACCACCCGCACCAGTGGGGCGATGATTTGTATAATGATGTGTGGGCGTGGGGGCGCAAAATTGACGAGTTCGGCACGCTGCACCATTTGCAACTGTTGGAGGACAAACCGGACTTTCAGATAATGACGGTAGTTTTCGGCGAGCCAATCAGCCGGATAGACCGCAGTGTTTTTGAAGATGTAGACACGTGGGGCGTCTGTTCCCTGCAAGGCTGGGTAAACAGCTATGAAAGTGTCCGGTTTGTAGCCATAGACGACCATACGGCAACCATCACGGGCGAATATAACATGGAGCAGGTAAAGGTGTGGTTAGAGAAATACACGTCCATAAAGAGCCTTAAAACCAGTTGA
- the traK gene encoding conjugative transposon protein TraK produces MEFKSLTNIETSFRQIRLFALVFICLCALVTGFAVWNSYSFAEKQRQKIYVLDNGKSLMLALSQDMAQNRPVEAKSHVRRFHELFFTLSPEKGAIESNIKRSLFLADKTAFNYYKDLAEKGYYNRVISGNVTQTVEIDSVKCDFDQYPYKVNTYARQLIVRESSLTVRSLVTSCRLLNATRSDNNPHGFIIEAFTITENKDLQTIKR; encoded by the coding sequence ATGGAATTTAAGTCATTAACGAACATCGAAACGAGTTTCCGGCAAATCCGGCTCTTTGCGCTGGTATTCATCTGCCTGTGCGCACTGGTGACGGGCTTTGCCGTGTGGAACTCGTACAGCTTCGCCGAGAAGCAGCGGCAGAAGATATACGTCCTCGACAACGGCAAAAGCCTGATGCTGGCACTCTCGCAGGACATGGCACAGAACAGACCCGTGGAAGCGAAGTCGCACGTGCGGCGTTTCCACGAACTTTTCTTCACCTTATCACCCGAAAAGGGGGCTATCGAAAGCAACATCAAACGCTCGTTGTTTCTCGCCGACAAGACCGCTTTCAACTATTACAAGGACTTGGCGGAAAAGGGCTACTACAACCGGGTGATTTCCGGAAACGTCACGCAGACGGTGGAGATTGACAGCGTGAAGTGCGACTTCGACCAGTACCCCTACAAGGTGAACACGTATGCCCGCCAGTTGATTGTCCGGGAAAGCAGCCTGACGGTGCGAAGCCTTGTCACCTCGTGCCGGTTGCTTAACGCAACACGGAGCGACAACAACCCGCACGGCTTCATCATCGAAGCGTTCACCATTACCGAGAACAAGGATTTGCAGACCATTAAAAGATAG
- a CDS encoding ORF6N domain-containing protein, whose protein sequence is MDLQIIQNKIFEVRGCRVMLDYHLAELYQVETRALKQAVKRNIERFPGDFMFVLTQEEANLLLSIGVSQNVIPPDYNFGVAMPMAFTEQGVAMLSSVLRSKVAIEVNISIMRAFVLMRQMAIGYEELSRRIEELEVSTDAQFNELYQALTQLLSQSKQQKERRPVGFVTYNRDKNE, encoded by the coding sequence ATGGATTTGCAGATTATCCAAAACAAGATTTTTGAGGTCAGAGGTTGCCGGGTGATGCTCGATTATCATTTGGCAGAACTCTACCAAGTGGAAACACGAGCCTTGAAGCAGGCGGTCAAGCGCAATATCGAGCGTTTTCCGGGTGATTTTATGTTTGTACTCACCCAAGAGGAAGCTAACTTGCTGTTATCCATAGGGGTATCACAAAATGTGATACCCCCTGATTACAACTTCGGCGTTGCTATGCCTATGGCTTTCACCGAGCAGGGCGTAGCCATGCTTTCTTCGGTTCTCCGCTCCAAGGTAGCCATAGAAGTAAACATTTCAATCATGCGGGCTTTCGTCCTCATGCGCCAAATGGCAATCGGTTACGAGGAACTGTCAAGGCGCATCGAGGAACTGGAGGTAAGCACCGATGCGCAGTTCAACGAACTGTACCAAGCCCTTACCCAGCTTTTGAGCCAGTCGAAACAACAGAAAGAACGCCGTCCGGTAGGTTTCGTTACCTATAACCGTGACAAAAACGAATAG
- a CDS encoding DUF3872 domain-containing protein, whose product MYMKNVMYKIIMGCYIVAALVLVTACNDNLDIQQAYPFSIETLPVPKRLKVGETAEIRCRLVRGGYYQPTTYQIRYFQPDGKGKLEMDNGTVFLPNDLYPLEKETFRLYYTSASTDQQTIDIYIIDSFGQMQQLTLSFNNDNSEEGTETITP is encoded by the coding sequence ATGTATATGAAGAATGTAATGTATAAAATCATCATGGGCTGCTACATCGTGGCCGCCCTCGTGCTTGTCACCGCCTGTAATGACAACTTGGATATTCAGCAGGCGTACCCGTTCAGCATCGAAACACTGCCAGTACCCAAAAGGCTGAAAGTCGGGGAAACCGCCGAAATACGCTGCCGACTGGTGCGTGGCGGCTATTACCAGCCGACTACCTATCAGATACGGTATTTCCAGCCGGACGGCAAAGGAAAGCTGGAAATGGATAACGGCACGGTGTTCCTGCCCAACGACCTTTACCCGCTGGAGAAAGAAACGTTCAGGCTCTACTACACCTCGGCATCGACCGACCAGCAGACGATTGACATTTATATCATCGACAGCTTCGGGCAGATGCAGCAACTTACACTATCATTCAATAATGACAACAGCGAAGAAGGAACGGAAACAATAACCCCCTAA
- the traM gene encoding conjugative transposon protein TraM yields the protein MEDVQKNENGTTAQQADGKPKKENKPKRELTPQQVQQRRKMIVFPLMFLAFAGCMYLIFAPSGKEDVNVESVGGFNADIPLPAEDGIIADKQKAYEQAVTSRKQQDKIQSLQDFGFTLDDDTEEPQEEINLLPEEDPKPQRGGGASSRAAYRDINRQLSTFYETPPVDEEKEELKRQVAELTDRLKQQQNATPTADDQMALLEKSYELAAKYMNGQDGQRGQIAQIPTAGQNGGGIGTPAIPVQAIRETTVSGLQQPMSDADFIRAYSQPRNYGFNTAVGTGYAMGKNTVAACIHQDQTLVDGQAVKLRLLEPMQAGNIVVPKNTLVAGTAKVQGERLDILVSSIEYAGNIIPVELAVFDTDGQKGLSVPSSMEQEAFNEAMANIGSGLGTSISFAQSAGQQVAMDVTRGLLQGTSGYLAKKFRTVKVKLKAGYKVMLYAKQQ from the coding sequence ATGGAAGACGTACAGAAGAATGAGAACGGCACGACCGCACAGCAGGCGGACGGGAAGCCGAAAAAGGAAAATAAGCCCAAACGGGAACTTACCCCGCAGCAGGTGCAGCAGCGCAGGAAAATGATAGTCTTCCCGCTGATGTTCCTTGCCTTTGCAGGGTGCATGTACCTGATATTCGCACCCTCCGGCAAAGAGGACGTGAATGTGGAAAGCGTGGGCGGCTTCAATGCCGACATACCCCTGCCCGCAGAGGACGGGATTATAGCCGACAAGCAAAAGGCTTACGAGCAGGCGGTGACAAGCCGCAAACAGCAGGACAAGATACAATCCTTGCAGGACTTCGGTTTCACGCTGGATGATGATACGGAAGAACCACAAGAGGAAATCAACCTGCTGCCGGAAGAAGATCCGAAGCCACAAAGGGGCGGCGGTGCTTCTTCAAGGGCGGCTTACCGGGACATCAACCGCCAGTTAAGCACGTTCTACGAAACGCCCCCTGTGGACGAGGAAAAAGAGGAATTGAAACGGCAGGTGGCGGAACTGACCGACCGACTGAAACAGCAGCAGAACGCCACGCCTACGGCTGACGACCAAATGGCACTCTTGGAAAAGTCCTACGAGCTGGCGGCAAAGTATATGAACGGGCAGGACGGACAAAGGGGACAGATTGCCCAAATACCGACAGCCGGGCAGAACGGCGGCGGTATCGGCACTCCGGCTATTCCGGTGCAGGCTATCCGGGAAACGACCGTTTCGGGATTGCAGCAGCCCATGAGCGATGCCGACTTCATCCGGGCTTACAGCCAGCCACGAAACTACGGCTTCAACACGGCGGTAGGCACGGGGTACGCTATGGGAAAGAACACGGTAGCCGCCTGCATACACCAAGACCAAACGCTGGTGGACGGGCAGGCGGTGAAACTCCGGTTGCTCGAACCCATGCAGGCGGGAAATATCGTTGTGCCGAAGAATACCCTTGTGGCGGGAACGGCAAAGGTGCAGGGCGAACGGCTCGACATACTGGTGTCCTCGATTGAGTACGCTGGCAACATCATCCCGGTGGAACTCGCCGTGTTCGACACGGACGGGCAAAAGGGGCTTTCCGTCCCGTCCTCTATGGAGCAGGAAGCGTTCAACGAAGCTATGGCGAATATCGGAAGCGGGCTGGGTACAAGCATTTCCTTTGCCCAAAGTGCCGGGCAGCAGGTGGCTATGGACGTGACAAGGGGATTGCTGCAAGGAACGTCCGGCTACCTCGCCAAGAAGTTCCGAACCGTGAAAGTGAAGCTGAAAGCAGGCTATAAAGTCATGCTGTATGCCAAACAACAATAA
- a CDS encoding TraL conjugative transposon family protein, with protein MERKRNYIEKVQDWADDRLRRMCGRITPGKRLAVILLMFFFFGGLSIYITVSSIYNIGKRDGQRLQIEHIRQLPLHGNDTTKSINPLNRPQYGRRTEE; from the coding sequence ATGGAAAGAAAACGAAATTACATCGAAAAGGTGCAGGACTGGGCAGACGACCGCCTGCGCCGAATGTGCGGACGGATTACGCCGGGCAAAAGGCTGGCGGTTATCCTCCTGATGTTCTTCTTTTTCGGCGGCTTGTCTATCTACATCACCGTTTCATCAATCTACAATATCGGGAAACGGGACGGGCAAAGGCTGCAAATAGAACACATCAGACAACTGCCGTTGCACGGCAATGACACAACCAAAAGTATCAACCCGTTAAACAGACCGCAATATGGAAGACGTACAGAAGAATGA
- a CDS encoding DUF4141 domain-containing protein — MKRTILLMAVCLCFIGKASAQWVVSDPGNLAQGIINTTKQIVQTSTTAKNTLDGFMEAQKIFQQGKKYYDALKAVHDVVKGGIKVKKSIELVAEISEIYVRNYQNMLADPNYTPDELTAISAGYAKLLSESADVLQDLKNVVNVTGMSLTDAERLAVINNAYKSLLNYRNLVNYYTRKNISVSYLRAKKKNDTDRVLALYGSADERYW, encoded by the coding sequence ATGAAAAGAACAATTCTCCTTATGGCGGTGTGCCTTTGCTTCATCGGCAAGGCATCCGCACAGTGGGTGGTGTCAGACCCCGGCAACTTGGCGCAGGGCATCATCAACACCACCAAGCAGATAGTGCAGACTTCCACCACTGCCAAGAACACGCTGGACGGCTTCATGGAAGCGCAGAAGATTTTCCAGCAGGGTAAAAAATATTACGATGCGCTCAAAGCGGTACACGATGTTGTCAAGGGCGGCATCAAGGTGAAGAAGTCCATTGAGTTGGTGGCGGAAATATCCGAAATCTACGTGCGAAACTATCAGAACATGCTGGCAGACCCGAACTACACGCCGGATGAACTCACCGCCATTTCAGCCGGGTACGCAAAGCTGCTCTCCGAAAGTGCGGACGTGTTGCAGGACTTGAAGAATGTAGTGAACGTGACGGGCATGTCGCTGACGGATGCCGAAAGACTGGCGGTAATCAACAACGCCTATAAAAGCCTGCTCAACTACCGCAACCTCGTGAACTACTACACCCGAAAGAACATATCCGTGTCCTACCTGCGGGCGAAGAAGAAGAACGACACCGACCGGGTGCTGGCTCTCTACGGCTCGGCGGATGAACGCTACTGGTAA
- a CDS encoding conjugal transfer protein TraO has protein sequence MKRHIFIMMLFALCLTSFQAHAQRYLPGMKGLQVTAGMTDGVHWNAGSDFAYHIGAAYSVYTKNANRWVIGGEYLHKKYDYKDMQIPVEQFTAEGGYYLKFLSDRRKTFFLSLGLSALAGYETSNRSEKLLPDGSTLLDKDCFIYGGALTLELETYLTDRVALLLNARERALFGSDIGKFHTQVSLGLKFIIN, from the coding sequence ATGAAAAGACACATCTTTATAATGATGCTCTTTGCGCTGTGCCTGACCTCGTTTCAGGCACACGCACAAAGATACCTGCCGGGCATGAAAGGCTTGCAGGTCACGGCGGGCATGACGGACGGGGTGCATTGGAACGCTGGCAGTGATTTCGCCTACCACATCGGGGCGGCGTACAGCGTTTACACCAAGAACGCCAACCGCTGGGTGATTGGCGGCGAATACCTGCACAAGAAGTATGACTACAAGGATATGCAGATACCCGTAGAACAGTTCACCGCAGAGGGCGGCTATTACCTGAAATTCCTATCGGACAGACGAAAGACCTTTTTCCTTTCATTGGGCTTGTCGGCTCTCGCCGGGTACGAAACAAGCAACCGAAGCGAAAAGCTGCTGCCGGACGGCTCTACCTTGCTGGATAAGGACTGCTTCATTTACGGCGGTGCGCTGACGCTGGAACTGGAAACCTACCTGACCGACCGGGTGGCTCTGCTGTTGAACGCAAGGGAACGGGCGTTGTTCGGCTCGGACATAGGCAAGTTCCACACGCAGGTATCTTTGGGACTGAAATTCATTATCAACTGA
- the traJ gene encoding conjugative transposon protein TraJ gives MLLAAVDFDNLHQVLRVLYDEMMPLCSNMTGVAKGIAGLGALFYVAAKVWQSLARAEPIDVYPLLRPFALGLCIMFFPTFVLGTINTVLSPVVKGCNQLMETQTFDMNEYRAQKDRLEYEALMRSPETAYLASDEEFDRQLEELGWSPSDMVTMTGMYMDRTAYNIKKSVRDWFRELLEMLFQAAGLIIDTLRTFFLIVLSILGPLAFAISVYDGFQSTLTRWISRYISIYLWLPVSDLFSSVLARIQTLMLQKDIEQLSDPDFIPDGSSTVYIIFMIIGIVGYFTIPTVASWIVSAGGTSAYNRNVARAGSIAGAAVGAASGKVTGKLLK, from the coding sequence ATGTTATTAGCAGCGGTGGATTTTGACAACCTGCACCAAGTGTTGCGGGTGCTGTACGATGAAATGATGCCCTTGTGCAGCAACATGACGGGGGTAGCCAAAGGGATAGCCGGGCTGGGAGCTTTGTTCTATGTAGCCGCCAAAGTGTGGCAGTCGCTCGCACGTGCCGAACCCATAGACGTGTACCCGCTCCTGCGTCCCTTTGCGCTGGGGCTGTGCATCATGTTTTTTCCAACTTTCGTACTGGGGACTATCAACACGGTATTGTCGCCAGTGGTGAAAGGGTGCAACCAGCTTATGGAAACGCAGACTTTCGACATGAACGAGTACCGGGCGCAGAAAGACCGACTGGAATATGAAGCCCTGATGCGAAGCCCCGAAACGGCTTACCTCGCATCGGACGAGGAATTTGACCGACAACTGGAAGAACTGGGCTGGTCGCCCTCCGACATGGTGACCATGACGGGCATGTACATGGACAGGACGGCTTATAATATAAAGAAGTCCGTCCGGGACTGGTTCAGGGAGTTATTGGAAATGCTCTTTCAGGCGGCGGGGCTGATTATAGACACGCTGCGCACGTTCTTCCTAATCGTGTTAAGCATACTGGGTCCGCTGGCGTTTGCGATTTCCGTCTATGACGGTTTCCAAAGCACGCTGACCCGGTGGATTTCACGCTATATCTCCATTTACCTGTGGCTGCCCGTGTCGGACTTGTTCAGCAGCGTGCTGGCACGCATACAAACCCTGATGCTCCAAAAAGACATCGAGCAGCTTTCAGACCCGGATTTCATCCCGGACGGGAGCAGCACCGTGTATATAATCTTTATGATTATCGGCATCGTGGGCTACTTCACCATTCCAACGGTGGCAAGCTGGATAGTGTCGGCTGGCGGTACGTCTGCCTATAACCGCAACGTGGCACGGGCTGGGTCAATCGCCGGGGCTGCGGTCGGTGCGGCAAGCGGGAAAGTAACCGGGAAACTACTCAAATAA
- a CDS encoding DUF3873 domain-containing protein → MQSLNKNGVSITQTPGEEKFVKCRLGAFRGQIYYQYDYRHTDGELFSTVAKTLDECRRRRDEWVAKKNGVINK, encoded by the coding sequence ATGCAGTCACTTAACAAAAACGGGGTAAGCATCACCCAGACACCGGGAGAAGAAAAGTTCGTGAAATGCCGTTTAGGGGCTTTCAGGGGACAAATTTATTATCAATATGACTACCGCCACACGGACGGCGAACTTTTCAGCACGGTAGCCAAAACGCTGGACGAGTGCCGCCGCAGGCGTGACGAATGGGTAGCGAAGAAGAACGGAGTAATAAACAAGTAA
- a CDS encoding CYTH domain-containing protein: protein MGIEIERKFLTVSDGYRKNYQKKTYYKQGYITAEKTKTVRIRIAGEHAFITIKGATNHCSRIEYEYPIPVKDADEMLEKLCDKPLIEKYRYEYVYNGLKWEIDEFLGENEGLILAEIELETEDQPFDKPDFIGKEVTGDIRYYNAHLTHYPYSEWRK from the coding sequence ATGGGAATAGAAATCGAACGCAAATTTCTTACGGTCTCGGATGGTTACCGGAAAAATTACCAGAAAAAAACATATTATAAGCAAGGCTACATTACAGCAGAAAAAACAAAAACGGTACGTATACGTATTGCCGGAGAACACGCCTTTATAACCATTAAAGGAGCGACCAACCATTGCAGCCGGATAGAATATGAATACCCTATCCCGGTAAAAGACGCGGATGAAATGCTGGAAAAACTTTGTGATAAACCTCTCATCGAAAAATACCGCTATGAATACGTGTATAACGGCCTAAAATGGGAAATAGATGAATTTTTGGGTGAGAATGAAGGACTGATACTGGCCGAAATAGAACTGGAAACAGAAGATCAACCTTTCGACAAGCCCGACTTCATAGGAAAAGAAGTCACAGGAGACATAAGATATTATAATGCGCATCTCACCCACTATCCTTATTCCGAATGGAGAAAATAG
- the traN gene encoding conjugative transposon protein TraN, translated as MKQIFGLFALLLGVCAANAQTADTVKYAAGNDLYRGITRKLPYRQMVTPYGVEVTFAKTVHIIFPAAVRYVDLGSNHIIAGKADGAENVIRVKATTEGFPGETNFSVICEDGSFFSFNAKYAREPEMLNIEMKDFLENEDTSDFSHTRMNIHFRELAGESPLLVKLIMQSIYKNNDRKVRHLGSKRFGIQFLIKGIYTYNGMLYVHTQTKNSSNVPFDTDFIRFKITDKKVPKRTAIQETVLDAVRSYNEVIEIAGKSTVRTVYALPKFTIPDDKLLVVELYEKNGGRHQTIRVENADIVNAEVIDELKIK; from the coding sequence ATGAAACAGATTTTTGGATTGTTCGCCCTCTTGCTGGGCGTGTGTGCGGCAAACGCACAAACCGCTGACACCGTGAAGTATGCGGCTGGCAACGACTTGTACCGGGGGATTACCCGGAAACTCCCGTACCGCCAAATGGTTACGCCCTACGGCGTGGAAGTGACCTTTGCCAAGACGGTGCATATCATCTTCCCCGCCGCCGTCCGCTATGTCGATTTGGGAAGCAACCACATCATAGCGGGCAAGGCGGACGGTGCGGAGAACGTAATCAGGGTGAAAGCCACGACAGAGGGCTTTCCGGGAGAAACGAACTTCTCCGTTATCTGCGAGGACGGCAGTTTCTTTTCGTTCAACGCCAAGTACGCCCGTGAACCGGAAATGCTCAACATCGAAATGAAGGACTTCTTGGAGAATGAAGATACGTCCGACTTCTCACATACCCGGATGAACATCCATTTCCGGGAACTGGCGGGTGAAAGCCCGCTATTAGTGAAGCTGATAATGCAGAGCATCTACAAGAACAATGACCGGAAAGTGCGCCACTTGGGTAGCAAGCGTTTCGGCATACAGTTCTTAATCAAGGGGATTTACACCTATAACGGGATGCTCTACGTGCACACGCAGACAAAGAACAGTTCCAACGTGCCTTTCGACACGGACTTCATCAGGTTTAAGATAACCGATAAGAAAGTGCCCAAACGCACGGCTATTCAGGAAACGGTACTGGATGCGGTACGCAGCTACAACGAGGTGATAGAGATTGCCGGGAAATCGACCGTGCGCACGGTGTACGCCCTGCCGAAGTTTACCATTCCTGACGACAAGCTGCTGGTCGTGGAACTCTACGAGAAGAACGGCGGGCGGCATCAGACCATACGGGTGGAAAACGCCGACATCGTGAACGCAGAAGTGATTGACGAACTAAAAATCAAATAG
- a CDS encoding antirestriction protein ArdA: MEAKVLSEAKVYVGTYAKYNNGSLSGAWLDLSDYSDKEEFYEACRELHKDEEDAEYMFQDWENVPEGLIDESWISENFFALRDAVEDLSDTEQEAFFVWCNYKSHDLGEEDADDLVRDFRDEYQGEYDDEEDFAYEIVEECYDLPEFAKTYFDYKQFARDLFMCDYWFDDGFVFRAA; encoded by the coding sequence ATGGAAGCAAAGGTATTATCGGAAGCAAAAGTTTATGTAGGCACTTATGCCAAGTACAACAACGGTTCATTGTCCGGCGCATGGCTCGACCTTTCGGACTATTCGGACAAGGAAGAATTTTATGAAGCCTGCCGGGAACTTCACAAGGACGAGGAAGATGCGGAATACATGTTTCAGGACTGGGAGAACGTGCCGGAGGGCTTAATCGACGAAAGCTGGATTTCTGAAAACTTCTTCGCCCTGCGTGATGCGGTGGAGGATTTGAGCGACACCGAGCAGGAAGCCTTTTTCGTGTGGTGCAACTATAAAAGCCATGATTTGGGCGAGGAAGATGCGGACGACCTTGTACGTGATTTCCGGGATGAATATCAAGGGGAATATGACGATGAAGAAGATTTCGCCTATGAAATTGTAGAGGAATGTTACGACCTGCCGGAGTTCGCAAAGACCTATTTCGATTACAAACAGTTTGCCCGTGACCTGTTCATGTGCGATTACTGGTTTGATGACGGCTTTGTGTTCCGTGCGGCATAA